One stretch of Nycticebus coucang isolate mNycCou1 chromosome 7, mNycCou1.pri, whole genome shotgun sequence DNA includes these proteins:
- the B3GALT1 gene encoding beta-1,3-galactosyltransferase 1, translated as MASKVSCLYVLTVVCWASALWYLSITRPTSSYTGSKPFSHLTVARKNFTFGNIRTRPINPHSFEFLINEPNKCEKNIPFLVILISTTHKEFDARQAIRETWGDENNFKGIKIATLFLLGKNADPVLNQMVEQESQIFHDIIVEDFIDSYHNLTLKTLMGMRWVATFCSKAKYVMKTDSDIFVNMDNLIYKLLKPSTKPRRRYFTGYVINGGPIRDVRSKWYMPRDLYPDSNYPPFCSGTGYIFSADVAELIYKTSLHTRLLHLEDVYVGLCLRKLGIHPFQNSGFNHWKMAYSLCRYRRVITVHQISPEEMHRIWNDMSSKKHLRC; from the coding sequence ATGGCTTCAAAGGTCTCCTGTTTATACGTTTTGACAGTTGTGTGCTGGGCCAGCGCTCTCTGGTACTTGAGTATAACTCGTCCCACTTCTTCCTACACGGGCTCCAAGCCATTCAGCCACCTAACAGTTGCCAGGAAAAACTTTACCTTTGGCAACATAAGAACTCGACCTATAAACCCACATTCTTTTGAATTTCTTATAAATGAGCCCAACAAATGTGAGAAAAACATTCCTTTCCTCGTTATCCTCATCAGTACCACCCATAAGGAATTTGATGCCCGCCAGGCAATCCGAGAGACCTGGGGAGATGAGAACAACTTTAAGGGGATCAAGATAGCGACTCTCTTCCTCCTGGGCAAGAACGCTGACCCTGTCCTGAACCAGATGGTGGAGCAAGAGAGCCAGATCTTCCACGACATCATCGTGGAGGATTTCATCGACTCCTACCACAACCTTACCCTCAAAACACTCATGGGGATGAGATGGGTGGCCACTTTTTGTTCAAAAGCCAAGTATGTCATGAAAACAGACAGTGACATTTTTGTAAACATGGACAaccttatttataaattactgaAACCCTCTACCAAGCCACGAAGAAGATACTTTACTGGCTATGTCATCAATGGAGGGCCAATTCGGGACGTCCGCAGTAAGTGGTATATGCCCCGGGATTTGTACCCTGATAGTAACTACCCGCCGTTCTGTTCGGGGACTGGCTATATCTTTTCGGCAGATGTGGCTGAACTCATTTACAAAACCTCACTCCACACAAGGCTGCTTCACCTTGAAGACGTATATGTGGGACTGTGTCTTCGAAAGTTGGGCATCCATCCTTTCCAGAACAGTGGATTCAATCATTGGAAAATGGCCTACAGTTTGTGTCGGTATCGGCGTGTTATCACCGTACATCAGATCTCTCCAGAAGAAATGCACAGGATCTGGAATGACATGTCTAGCAAGAAACATCTCAGATGTTAG